A window from Manis javanica isolate MJ-LG chromosome 10, MJ_LKY, whole genome shotgun sequence encodes these proteins:
- the ITPRIPL2 gene encoding inositol 1,4,5-trisphosphate receptor-interacting protein-like 2 isoform X3 codes for MSVHYTLNPRVFWPLVTGLCTALVCLYHVLRGSGGARAETPDGADGGFPLLKVAVLLLLGYILLRCRHAARQHFLPASPRLGRHSRHFREPSLGILLESYYEHEVRLSPHVLGHSKAHVSRIVGELVRAGRVRMSPGPIPGGALALAFRGDFIQVGSAYEQHKIRRPDGFDVLVPLRLPPLVALEPRSLGAEPALAPAFHGCFVCALKVPPGASGGPWLRDCKPFTDGFCVDVRGRRHLSATLVLRWFQSHLQRSLATVRYSLEGHCRVSLTPGGLEQPPTLHILPCRTDYGCCRLSMAVRLIPAVHVGDGVFLVAPPPSPLPVGPLSELPGGLRADALWGVNTARQEQKLLGCLQERAPPGACYLKCLQLLKALRDLGARGLNPTAATQWGRILSSYTLKSVVLAGLQREGPPAQGWTEAHLGDRLEELVQFLRDCLLRRQTLFHCVLGPGGAAAEVFS; via the coding sequence ATGTCGGTGCATTACACGCTCAATCCGCGCGTCTTCTGGCCTCTGGTGACCGGCCTGTGCACTGCCCTCGTGTGCCTCTACCATGTCCTGCGAGGAAGCGGGGGAGCCCGGGCCGAGACCCCCGACGGTGCGGACGGAGGCTTCCCGCTGCTCAAGGTGGCTGTCCTGCTTCTCCTCGGCTACATCCTTCTGCGCTGTCGCCACGCTGCCCGGCAGCATTTCCTGCCCGCGTCTCCGCGTCTGGGGAGGCACTCTAGACACTTCCGGGAGCCGAGCCTTGGCATCTTGCTGGAGAGTTACTACGAGCACGAGGTGCGTCTATCACCACACGTGCTAGGCCACAGCAAGGCACACGTGAGCCGTATAGTGGGCGAGCTGGTGCGGGCTGGCCGCGTCCGGATGTCCCCAGGCCCCATCCCCGGTGGAGCGCTGGCCTTGGCTTTCCGAGGAGACTTCATCCAGGTGGGCAGCGCCTACGAGCAACATAAAATCCGCCGACCAGACGGCTTCGACGTACTGGTGCCGTTGCGCCTCCCACCGCTGGTGGCGCTGGAGCCGCGGAGCCTGGGTGCCGAGCCCGCGCTGGCCCCCGCCTTCCATGGCTGCTTCGTGTGCGCACTCAAGGTGCCTCCCGGAGCCTCCGGGGGGCCCTGGCTCCGGGACTGCAAACCCTTCACCGACGGCTTCTGCGTGGACGTGCGCGGGCGGCGCCACCTCTCTGCCACACTGGTGCTGCGCTGGTTTCAGTCGCACTTGCAGCGCTCCCTGGCCACTGTGCGCTACAGCCTGGAGGGGCACTGTCGAGTCAGCCTGACCCCCGGGGGCCTGGAGCAGCCGCCCACCCTGCACATCCTGCCCTGCCGCACCGATTACGGCTGCTGCCGCCTTTCCATGGCCGTGCGTCTCATCCCTGCGGTCCATGTGGGCGACGGCGTCTTTCTTGTGGCGCCACCACCGTCACCCTTGCCAGTCGGGCCCCTGTCGGAGCTCCCCGGAGGCCTCCGGGCGGACGCACTGTGGGGCGTGAACACAGCACGCCAGGAGCAGAAACTGCTGGGCTGCCTGCAGGAACGGGCTCCCCCTGGTGCCTGCTACCTCAAGTGCCTGCAGCTGCTGAAAGCTCTGCGAGATCTCGGTGCCCGCGGGCTGAATCCAACGGCAGCCACGCAGTGGGGGCGAATCCTGTCCTCATACACGCTCAAGAGCgtggtgctggcagggctgcagCGCGAGGGGCCTCCTGCACAAGGCTGGACTGAGGCGCACCTGGGCGATCGCTTGGAAGAGTTAGTGCAGTTCCTTAGGGACTGCCTGCTGCGACGCCAGACCCTCTTCCACTGCGTGCTGGGCCCTGGTGGGGCTGCCGCTGAG
- the ITPRIPL2 gene encoding inositol 1,4,5-trisphosphate receptor-interacting protein-like 2 isoform X2, producing MSVHYTLNPRVFWPLVTGLCTALVCLYHVLRGSGGARAETPDGADGGFPLLKVAVLLLLGYILLRCRHAARQHFLPASPRLGRHSRHFREPSLGILLESYYEHEVRLSPHVLGHSKAHVSRIVGELVRAGRVRMSPGPIPGGALALAFRGDFIQVGSAYEQHKIRRPDGFDVLVPLRLPPLVALEPRSLGAEPALAPAFHGCFVCALKVPPGASGGPWLRDCKPFTDGFCVDVRGRRHLSATLVLRWFQSHLQRSLATVRYSLEGHCRVSLTPGGLEQPPTLHILPCRTDYGCCRLSMAVRLIPAVHVGDGVFLVAPPPSPLPVGPLSELPGGLRADALWGVNTARQEQKLLGCLQERAPPGACYLKCLQLLKALRDLGARGLNPTAATQWGRILSSYTLKSVVLAGLQREGPPAQGWTEAHLGDRLEELVQFLRDCLLRRQTLFHCVLGPGGAAAEPGPREKAVGKMTQPFCHETPFRNSY from the exons ATGTCGGTGCATTACACGCTCAATCCGCGCGTCTTCTGGCCTCTGGTGACCGGCCTGTGCACTGCCCTCGTGTGCCTCTACCATGTCCTGCGAGGAAGCGGGGGAGCCCGGGCCGAGACCCCCGACGGTGCGGACGGAGGCTTCCCGCTGCTCAAGGTGGCTGTCCTGCTTCTCCTCGGCTACATCCTTCTGCGCTGTCGCCACGCTGCCCGGCAGCATTTCCTGCCCGCGTCTCCGCGTCTGGGGAGGCACTCTAGACACTTCCGGGAGCCGAGCCTTGGCATCTTGCTGGAGAGTTACTACGAGCACGAGGTGCGTCTATCACCACACGTGCTAGGCCACAGCAAGGCACACGTGAGCCGTATAGTGGGCGAGCTGGTGCGGGCTGGCCGCGTCCGGATGTCCCCAGGCCCCATCCCCGGTGGAGCGCTGGCCTTGGCTTTCCGAGGAGACTTCATCCAGGTGGGCAGCGCCTACGAGCAACATAAAATCCGCCGACCAGACGGCTTCGACGTACTGGTGCCGTTGCGCCTCCCACCGCTGGTGGCGCTGGAGCCGCGGAGCCTGGGTGCCGAGCCCGCGCTGGCCCCCGCCTTCCATGGCTGCTTCGTGTGCGCACTCAAGGTGCCTCCCGGAGCCTCCGGGGGGCCCTGGCTCCGGGACTGCAAACCCTTCACCGACGGCTTCTGCGTGGACGTGCGCGGGCGGCGCCACCTCTCTGCCACACTGGTGCTGCGCTGGTTTCAGTCGCACTTGCAGCGCTCCCTGGCCACTGTGCGCTACAGCCTGGAGGGGCACTGTCGAGTCAGCCTGACCCCCGGGGGCCTGGAGCAGCCGCCCACCCTGCACATCCTGCCCTGCCGCACCGATTACGGCTGCTGCCGCCTTTCCATGGCCGTGCGTCTCATCCCTGCGGTCCATGTGGGCGACGGCGTCTTTCTTGTGGCGCCACCACCGTCACCCTTGCCAGTCGGGCCCCTGTCGGAGCTCCCCGGAGGCCTCCGGGCGGACGCACTGTGGGGCGTGAACACAGCACGCCAGGAGCAGAAACTGCTGGGCTGCCTGCAGGAACGGGCTCCCCCTGGTGCCTGCTACCTCAAGTGCCTGCAGCTGCTGAAAGCTCTGCGAGATCTCGGTGCCCGCGGGCTGAATCCAACGGCAGCCACGCAGTGGGGGCGAATCCTGTCCTCATACACGCTCAAGAGCgtggtgctggcagggctgcagCGCGAGGGGCCTCCTGCACAAGGCTGGACTGAGGCGCACCTGGGCGATCGCTTGGAAGAGTTAGTGCAGTTCCTTAGGGACTGCCTGCTGCGACGCCAGACCCTCTTCCACTGCGTGCTGGGCCCTGGTGGGGCTGCCGCTGAG CCAGGGCCCAGAGAAAAAGCTGTGGGGAAGATGACTCAGCCGTTTTGCCACGAGACACCCTTCAGGAACTCCTACTGA
- the ITPRIPL2 gene encoding inositol 1,4,5-trisphosphate receptor-interacting protein-like 2 isoform X1: MSVHYTLNPRVFWPLVTGLCTALVCLYHVLRGSGGARAETPDGADGGFPLLKVAVLLLLGYILLRCRHAARQHFLPASPRLGRHSRHFREPSLGILLESYYEHEVRLSPHVLGHSKAHVSRIVGELVRAGRVRMSPGPIPGGALALAFRGDFIQVGSAYEQHKIRRPDGFDVLVPLRLPPLVALEPRSLGAEPALAPAFHGCFVCALKVPPGASGGPWLRDCKPFTDGFCVDVRGRRHLSATLVLRWFQSHLQRSLATVRYSLEGHCRVSLTPGGLEQPPTLHILPCRTDYGCCRLSMAVRLIPAVHVGDGVFLVAPPPSPLPVGPLSELPGGLRADALWGVNTARQEQKLLGCLQERAPPGACYLKCLQLLKALRDLGARGLNPTAATQWGRILSSYTLKSVVLAGLQREGPPAQGWTEAHLGDRLEELVQFLRDCLLRRQTLFHCVLGPGGAAAEVGPLPKVLREAAPVDLLAAFDRQARELAAARLLSTWRRLPQLLRAYGGPRYLARCPQPRGPRVQGFPADEP, encoded by the coding sequence ATGTCGGTGCATTACACGCTCAATCCGCGCGTCTTCTGGCCTCTGGTGACCGGCCTGTGCACTGCCCTCGTGTGCCTCTACCATGTCCTGCGAGGAAGCGGGGGAGCCCGGGCCGAGACCCCCGACGGTGCGGACGGAGGCTTCCCGCTGCTCAAGGTGGCTGTCCTGCTTCTCCTCGGCTACATCCTTCTGCGCTGTCGCCACGCTGCCCGGCAGCATTTCCTGCCCGCGTCTCCGCGTCTGGGGAGGCACTCTAGACACTTCCGGGAGCCGAGCCTTGGCATCTTGCTGGAGAGTTACTACGAGCACGAGGTGCGTCTATCACCACACGTGCTAGGCCACAGCAAGGCACACGTGAGCCGTATAGTGGGCGAGCTGGTGCGGGCTGGCCGCGTCCGGATGTCCCCAGGCCCCATCCCCGGTGGAGCGCTGGCCTTGGCTTTCCGAGGAGACTTCATCCAGGTGGGCAGCGCCTACGAGCAACATAAAATCCGCCGACCAGACGGCTTCGACGTACTGGTGCCGTTGCGCCTCCCACCGCTGGTGGCGCTGGAGCCGCGGAGCCTGGGTGCCGAGCCCGCGCTGGCCCCCGCCTTCCATGGCTGCTTCGTGTGCGCACTCAAGGTGCCTCCCGGAGCCTCCGGGGGGCCCTGGCTCCGGGACTGCAAACCCTTCACCGACGGCTTCTGCGTGGACGTGCGCGGGCGGCGCCACCTCTCTGCCACACTGGTGCTGCGCTGGTTTCAGTCGCACTTGCAGCGCTCCCTGGCCACTGTGCGCTACAGCCTGGAGGGGCACTGTCGAGTCAGCCTGACCCCCGGGGGCCTGGAGCAGCCGCCCACCCTGCACATCCTGCCCTGCCGCACCGATTACGGCTGCTGCCGCCTTTCCATGGCCGTGCGTCTCATCCCTGCGGTCCATGTGGGCGACGGCGTCTTTCTTGTGGCGCCACCACCGTCACCCTTGCCAGTCGGGCCCCTGTCGGAGCTCCCCGGAGGCCTCCGGGCGGACGCACTGTGGGGCGTGAACACAGCACGCCAGGAGCAGAAACTGCTGGGCTGCCTGCAGGAACGGGCTCCCCCTGGTGCCTGCTACCTCAAGTGCCTGCAGCTGCTGAAAGCTCTGCGAGATCTCGGTGCCCGCGGGCTGAATCCAACGGCAGCCACGCAGTGGGGGCGAATCCTGTCCTCATACACGCTCAAGAGCgtggtgctggcagggctgcagCGCGAGGGGCCTCCTGCACAAGGCTGGACTGAGGCGCACCTGGGCGATCGCTTGGAAGAGTTAGTGCAGTTCCTTAGGGACTGCCTGCTGCGACGCCAGACCCTCTTCCACTGCGTGCTGGGCCCTGGTGGGGCTGCCGCTGAGGTGGGTCCACTGCCCAAGGTACTGCGTGAAGCTGCCCCAGTTGACCTCCTGGCTGCTTTCGATCGGCAGGCGCGGGAACTCGCTGCCGCGCGATTGCTGTCCACGTGGAGAAGGCTGCCCCAGCTTCTCCGAGCCTATGGGGGTCCCCGCTACCTGGCCAGGTGCCCCCAACCCCGGGGTCCGCGCGTCCAGGGCTTCCCTGCAGATGAACCGTAA